The Candidatus Accumulibacter similis genome has a segment encoding these proteins:
- a CDS encoding glycosyltransferase family 4 protein has translation MKAILLDVSRLLDRRLQRRLPTGIDRVSLEYVRHFGPHSTALVHAAGQWIELSTGDSMRLFTGLLAEPADSRRFNALIAWLVAKALPRSIGARFTSRRLLLNTGHTGLDQPGYAHSLHRSPLRPVFFVHDLIPLSYPEYCRPGESTRHRIRMQTVLSTGQGVIVNSQATLDAMQHYAAEHHQPLPPAVVAPLAPPQWPAAGTQPPLPPPYFVMLGTIEPRKNHWLILHVWRQLIAKMGASTPRLLVIGQHGWESENVVDMLERCEVLQGFVFERSSCSDAELATCMRHAQALLFPSFAEGYGMPLVEALALGLPVLASDLPAFREVGGAVPEYLDPLDGRRWADLIVDYALPESPCRRAQLLRLDGFVAPTWQAHFAQVEALLDRLDPAHG, from the coding sequence ATGAAGGCGATACTGCTCGACGTCAGCCGCCTTCTCGACCGCCGGCTGCAGCGGCGCTTGCCGACCGGCATCGACCGCGTCAGCCTGGAATACGTGCGGCACTTCGGCCCGCACTCGACCGCGCTCGTGCACGCTGCCGGCCAATGGATCGAACTGTCCACGGGCGACTCGATGCGCCTGTTCACCGGCCTCCTCGCCGAACCTGCCGACTCGCGACGCTTCAACGCGCTGATCGCGTGGCTGGTGGCCAAGGCACTGCCACGCAGCATCGGCGCGCGCTTCACCTCGCGCCGGCTGCTCCTCAATACCGGACACACCGGACTGGACCAGCCCGGGTACGCGCACTCGCTGCATCGCTCGCCGCTGCGACCGGTCTTCTTCGTGCACGACCTCATTCCGCTGAGCTACCCCGAGTATTGCCGTCCGGGCGAGTCCACGCGTCACCGCATCCGCATGCAGACCGTGCTGTCGACCGGGCAAGGGGTCATCGTCAACTCGCAGGCGACGCTCGATGCGATGCAACACTACGCGGCAGAGCACCACCAGCCGCTGCCGCCCGCCGTCGTCGCACCGCTGGCGCCGCCGCAGTGGCCCGCGGCCGGCACGCAACCGCCCTTGCCGCCGCCGTACTTCGTCATGCTCGGTACGATCGAACCGCGCAAGAATCACTGGCTGATCCTGCACGTCTGGCGGCAGCTGATCGCGAAGATGGGCGCCAGCACGCCGCGCCTTCTGGTCATCGGTCAGCACGGCTGGGAGAGCGAGAACGTCGTCGATATGCTCGAACGCTGCGAAGTCCTGCAGGGCTTCGTCTTCGAGCGGTCCAGCTGTTCCGATGCCGAACTCGCAACCTGCATGCGGCATGCGCAGGCGCTTCTGTTCCCGTCATTCGCCGAAGGCTACGGCATGCCGCTCGTCGAGGCGCTGGCTCTTGGCCTGCCGGTGCTCGCGAGTGACCTGCCGGCTTTCCGCGAAGTGGGCGGCGCAGTCCCCGAGTACCTCGATCCCCTCGATGGCCGGCGATGGGCTGACCTGATCGTCGACTACGCGTTGCCCGAGAGCCCGTGCCGCCGGGCTCAGCTGCTGCGGCTCGACGGCTTCGTCGCGCCGACCTGGCAGGCGCACTTCGCGCAGGTGGAAGCGCTGCTGGATCGTCTGGACCCGGCCCACGGCTGA
- a CDS encoding FAD-binding oxidoreductase, whose protein sequence is MSNHQPPEEADFIVIGGGIAGASVAWHLAPCGRVIVLERESQPGYHATGRSAALFAESYGSAQVRALTMASRAFLECPPPGFAEHPLLTARGALLVATQEQEALLQQSWRTLCTLSDRMQLLDRQQACAMEPVLRPERVVGALYDPDAADIDVNGLQQGYLRGVRQHGGRLVCDAEVMRLSRTGRGWLVSAGGREYSAPTVLNAAGAWADRIAQMAAVAPIGLQPRRRSVFVFPPPGDVDVARWPLTIGIAEDWYFKPDAGRLLASPANADPVEPQDVQPEELDIALGIHRLAEMTTLSIRRPTHTWAGLRSFVADGDLVGGFDPGAPGFFWVAAQGGYGIQTSPAMGASCAALVRRLPLPEHVAAQGLTAERLAPARLRS, encoded by the coding sequence ATGAGCAACCATCAGCCGCCCGAGGAGGCGGACTTCATCGTCATCGGGGGTGGCATTGCCGGCGCGTCCGTCGCCTGGCACCTGGCACCCTGTGGTCGCGTCATTGTCCTCGAACGTGAATCGCAGCCGGGCTACCACGCGACGGGGAGATCGGCGGCGCTGTTCGCCGAGAGCTATGGCAGCGCGCAGGTCCGCGCGCTGACGATGGCCAGCCGAGCTTTCCTGGAGTGCCCGCCGCCAGGTTTTGCCGAGCATCCACTGCTGACAGCCCGCGGTGCCTTGCTCGTCGCCACTCAGGAGCAGGAGGCGCTGTTGCAGCAGAGCTGGCGGACTCTCTGCACGCTGAGCGACCGCATGCAACTCCTGGATCGGCAACAGGCCTGCGCCATGGAGCCCGTCCTGCGACCCGAGAGGGTGGTTGGCGCGCTCTACGACCCCGACGCTGCCGACATCGATGTCAATGGACTGCAGCAGGGCTACCTGCGCGGCGTGCGCCAGCACGGTGGCAGGCTTGTCTGCGATGCCGAGGTGATGCGACTGTCCCGAACCGGTCGCGGCTGGCTGGTGTCTGCCGGGGGGCGCGAGTACTCGGCGCCGACCGTGCTCAACGCGGCTGGCGCCTGGGCCGACAGGATCGCGCAGATGGCAGCGGTCGCGCCCATTGGTCTGCAGCCCCGACGCCGATCGGTGTTCGTCTTTCCGCCACCGGGAGACGTCGATGTGGCACGCTGGCCGCTGACCATCGGCATCGCCGAAGACTGGTACTTCAAGCCTGACGCCGGCCGGCTGCTCGCTTCGCCGGCCAATGCCGATCCGGTCGAGCCGCAGGACGTGCAGCCTGAGGAGCTGGATATCGCGTTGGGAATCCACCGCCTGGCGGAAATGACCACCCTGAGCATCCGCCGTCCGACCCACACCTGGGCGGGTTTGCGCTCCTTCGTCGCCGACGGCGACCTCGTTGGCGGCTTCGACCCCGGGGCCCCCGGATTTTTCTGGGTGGCTGCCCAGGGTGGTTACGGCATCCAGACCTCGCCGGCGATGGGCGCAAGCTGCGCGGCGCTGGTTCGTCGGCTGCCGTTGCCCGAGCATGTCGCAGCACAAGGCCTGACCGCCGAGCGGCTCGCTCCGGCGCGCCTCAGGTCCTGA
- a CDS encoding endonuclease/exonuclease/phosphatase family protein — MPDTAVKLRVATYNIHKGVTGIRGRPRIHDVRLALEAIDADIVFLQEVQDRNERLARQPGYPSSGTQLDFLATGAYEHRAYGMNAAYPHGHHGNAILSRHRIVAHTNHDISDHLLEKRGLLHAVIRLGRGRGKDVHLICVHFGLIKRSRLRQATFLADFVHREVPARVPLIIAGDFNDWQQRVDRVLRERLGVDEVTAASPGEVRDRRLLDWLLPWRSSRTTPAEVARTFPSFAPWLTLDRIYVRGFQVLEMHVPKGIAWARCSDHAPLIAELALRPPRPAGAA; from the coding sequence ATGCCGGACACGGCCGTGAAGCTGAGGGTGGCGACCTACAATATCCACAAGGGCGTTACCGGGATCCGCGGGCGGCCGCGAATTCACGATGTTCGGCTGGCGCTCGAGGCGATCGATGCCGATATCGTCTTTCTGCAGGAGGTGCAGGACCGCAACGAGCGTCTCGCCCGCCAGCCGGGTTACCCGTCGTCTGGAACACAGCTCGATTTTCTGGCTACCGGTGCCTACGAGCACCGCGCCTATGGCATGAATGCCGCCTATCCACACGGACATCACGGAAACGCGATCCTCTCGCGCCACCGCATCGTCGCCCACACCAACCACGACATCTCGGACCATCTGCTGGAGAAGCGCGGCCTGTTGCACGCGGTGATCCGCCTTGGGCGCGGACGCGGCAAGGATGTCCACCTGATCTGTGTGCACTTCGGGCTGATCAAGCGCAGCCGCCTGCGCCAGGCGACCTTTCTCGCCGATTTCGTGCACCGCGAGGTACCGGCCAGGGTACCGCTGATCATTGCCGGCGATTTCAACGACTGGCAGCAGCGGGTCGACCGTGTGCTGCGCGAGCGGCTCGGCGTCGACGAGGTGACGGCGGCATCGCCCGGCGAGGTGCGGGACCGTCGCCTGCTCGACTGGCTGCTGCCGTGGCGGAGCAGCCGCACGACACCGGCGGAGGTTGCCCGCACCTTCCCCAGCTTTGCTCCCTGGCTGACGCTCGACCGTATCTACGTGCGCGGTTTCCAGGTGCTCGAGATGCACGTTCCCAAAGGCATTGCCTGGGCCCGCTGCTCCGATCATGCGCCGCTGATCGCTGAACTCGCCCTGCGCCCGCCGCGCCCTGCCGGGGCAGCGTAG
- a CDS encoding winged helix-turn-helix transcriptional regulator has protein sequence MSPTVFVLERLAALLQQLVREDAARHGLLPVHLQVLGYLAQANRYSDIPIAVASYLGITRGTVSQTLAMLERKGLINRSGDDRHGRRVHLKLTAAGEEVLAGSWPQRLDELLAAGGADLEDLAVQLRGVLGSLQRLDGRQAFGQCRECAHFLGEPGSHRCGLTGEALVTEQTIKICREWSAAGTDRQTPAASSREA, from the coding sequence ATGAGCCCGACCGTTTTCGTTCTCGAGCGCCTGGCGGCACTGCTCCAGCAGCTGGTACGCGAAGATGCCGCGCGCCATGGGCTGTTGCCGGTGCATCTGCAGGTGCTCGGCTATCTCGCGCAGGCGAATCGCTACAGCGATATCCCGATCGCCGTCGCCAGCTACCTCGGCATCACCCGCGGCACGGTCTCGCAGACCTTGGCGATGCTCGAGCGCAAGGGGCTGATCAACCGCAGTGGCGACGATCGCCACGGTCGCCGCGTGCACCTGAAGCTGACTGCAGCGGGTGAGGAGGTGCTGGCCGGCAGCTGGCCGCAGCGTCTCGACGAGTTGCTGGCCGCCGGCGGCGCCGACCTGGAGGATCTCGCCGTCCAACTGCGCGGCGTTCTCGGCAGCCTGCAGCGACTTGATGGTCGCCAGGCATTCGGTCAGTGCCGTGAATGCGCGCACTTTCTCGGTGAGCCCGGAAGCCACCGCTGCGGCCTCACCGGTGAAGCTCTGGTGACCGAACAGACGATCAAGATTTGCCGTGAGTGGAGCGCCGCCGGAACGGATCGCCAGACGCCGGCGGCGTCCAGCCGCGAGGCATGA
- a CDS encoding thioredoxin family protein yields MSNAIFYHAGCPVCVAAEQQFAQALDPARYALEVVHLGQDSSRIAEAESLGVQSVPALVIDGQAFHINFGAPLSALM; encoded by the coding sequence ATGAGCAATGCCATCTTCTACCACGCCGGTTGCCCGGTCTGTGTCGCAGCTGAACAGCAGTTCGCGCAAGCCCTCGATCCCGCTCGCTACGCGCTCGAGGTGGTACACCTCGGCCAGGATTCCAGCCGCATTGCCGAGGCTGAAAGCTTGGGCGTGCAGTCGGTCCCGGCCTTGGTGATCGACGGTCAGGCCTTTCACATCAACTTTGGCGCGCCGCTCTCGGCGCTGATGTAG
- a CDS encoding MBL fold metallo-hydrolase: MKYQIIPVTPFEQNCSLLWCEQTRRGAVVDPGGDIARILRAVEANGVELEKILVTHGHIDHAGAVADLAARRSLPIEGPQREDQFWIDGMPSQSRMFGLANARSFTPDRWLAHGDTVSVGNVELEVLHCPGHTPGHIVFFDRNGRLAVVGDVLFQGSIGRTDFPKGDYETLISSIRNRLWPLGDDVAFIPGHGPMSTFGKERRSNPFCGD, translated from the coding sequence ATGAAATACCAGATCATCCCGGTCACTCCCTTCGAGCAGAACTGCAGCCTCCTGTGGTGCGAGCAGACCCGCCGCGGCGCGGTCGTCGACCCGGGCGGCGACATCGCGCGCATCCTGCGCGCCGTCGAGGCCAACGGCGTCGAACTGGAAAAAATCCTGGTCACCCACGGCCACATCGATCACGCGGGTGCCGTTGCCGATCTGGCGGCACGCCGTTCGCTGCCGATCGAAGGACCACAGCGCGAAGATCAGTTCTGGATCGATGGCATGCCGTCACAAAGCCGGATGTTCGGCCTGGCAAACGCACGCAGTTTCACTCCCGACCGCTGGCTCGCCCATGGTGATACGGTTTCCGTCGGCAACGTCGAACTCGAGGTCCTGCACTGCCCCGGACACACACCGGGACACATCGTCTTCTTCGACCGCAACGGGCGGCTGGCGGTGGTGGGCGACGTTCTTTTCCAGGGCTCGATCGGCCGTACCGATTTTCCCAAGGGCGACTACGAAACGCTGATTTCGTCCATACGCAACCGGCTGTGGCCGCTCGGCGACGATGTCGCCTTCATTCCGGGGCATGGTCCGATGTCGACCTTCGGCAAGGAGCGCCGCAGCAACCCCTTCTGCGGGGACTGA
- the lpdA gene encoding dihydrolipoyl dehydrogenase → MSKQFDLLVVGGGPGGYVAAIRAAQLGFNVACCESNAYADPKGEPRLGGTCLNVGCIPSKALLHTSHLFEEAGHSFAEQGIGVGTPVIEVGKMLARKNGIVKQLTSGIKGLFKKNKVTLLNGHGSFVGRKQVAGGEVWQMQVGDDVVEAKEVIVATGSKARHLPGVPVDNEIVCDNVGALDIAAVPKKLAVIGAGVIGLEMGSVWRRLGAEVTILEALPDFLALADVDVAREAAKLFAKQGLKIILGIEIGDVKVSQKGVSIDYTDKDGSEHRLDADRLIVSIGRIPNTDGLAAEKVGLQLNERGQVEVDSHCRTNLPGVWAIGDVVAGPMLAHKAMEEGVMVAELMAGQAGHCNFETIPWVIYTSPEIAWVGKTEQQLKAAGTAYKAGKIPFAANGRALGMGDPSGFVKILACAETDRILGVHVIGANASELISEGVVAMEFAAASEDLARICHAHPTLSEVVHEAALACDKRPLHF, encoded by the coding sequence ATGTCCAAGCAATTTGACCTTCTTGTCGTCGGCGGCGGCCCGGGTGGTTACGTCGCTGCCATCCGCGCCGCTCAGCTCGGTTTCAATGTCGCCTGCTGCGAATCGAACGCCTATGCGGACCCGAAAGGCGAGCCGCGGCTTGGCGGCACCTGCCTGAATGTTGGCTGCATTCCGTCGAAGGCGCTGCTGCATACCTCGCACCTCTTCGAGGAAGCCGGACACAGCTTCGCCGAGCAGGGAATCGGCGTCGGCACGCCGGTGATCGAGGTGGGCAAGATGCTGGCGCGCAAGAACGGCATCGTCAAGCAACTCACCAGCGGCATCAAGGGGCTGTTCAAGAAGAACAAGGTGACGCTGCTCAACGGGCATGGCAGCTTCGTCGGCCGCAAGCAGGTGGCTGGCGGCGAGGTCTGGCAGATGCAGGTCGGCGACGACGTCGTCGAGGCGAAGGAGGTGATCGTCGCGACCGGTTCGAAAGCGCGGCACCTGCCCGGGGTGCCGGTGGACAACGAGATCGTCTGTGACAACGTCGGTGCGCTCGACATCGCCGCCGTACCGAAAAAGCTGGCGGTGATCGGCGCCGGCGTCATCGGTCTCGAAATGGGCAGCGTCTGGCGGCGGCTCGGTGCCGAGGTGACAATCCTCGAGGCGCTGCCCGACTTCCTGGCGCTGGCCGACGTCGATGTCGCCAGGGAGGCGGCGAAGCTGTTCGCCAAGCAGGGACTGAAGATCATCCTCGGCATCGAGATTGGCGACGTGAAGGTCTCGCAGAAGGGCGTGTCGATCGACTATACGGACAAGGATGGGAGCGAGCACCGGCTCGACGCCGACCGCCTGATCGTTTCGATCGGTCGCATCCCGAACACGGATGGCCTGGCTGCCGAAAAGGTGGGTCTGCAGCTGAACGAGCGCGGCCAGGTCGAAGTCGATTCGCACTGCCGGACCAACCTGCCGGGAGTGTGGGCCATCGGCGACGTCGTGGCCGGTCCGATGCTGGCACACAAGGCGATGGAAGAGGGTGTCATGGTCGCCGAGCTGATGGCCGGCCAGGCCGGGCACTGCAATTTCGAGACGATTCCCTGGGTGATCTACACCAGCCCGGAGATCGCCTGGGTCGGCAAGACCGAACAGCAACTGAAAGCCGCAGGCACTGCCTACAAGGCCGGCAAGATCCCCTTTGCCGCCAATGGCCGTGCACTGGGCATGGGCGATCCGTCCGGCTTCGTCAAGATCCTGGCCTGTGCGGAAACCGACCGCATCCTCGGTGTCCATGTCATCGGCGCGAACGCGTCCGAGCTGATCTCGGAAGGCGTCGTGGCGATGGAATTCGCTGCCGCCTCCGAAGACCTGGCGCGCATCTGTCACGCGCACCCGACGCTGTCGGAGGTGGTGCACGAGGCGGCGCTGGCTTGTGACAAGCGGCCGTTGCACTTCTAG
- the odhB gene encoding 2-oxoglutarate dehydrogenase complex dihydrolipoyllysine-residue succinyltransferase, with protein sequence MIIDVKVPQLSESVAEATLVSWHKKAGEAVARDENLIDIETDKVVLELPAPDSGVLVEIVKGDGDTVVAGEVIARIDTAAQAGTVAAAAAPPAAAAAAPARAEASPAPVAGAAGVALPAARKILEEKGVAVGDVAGSGRGGRVTKADALAAQAPAAAAPEPAAKPPAAKPASPFVTAAPALPPAPSVTVPLGERPEQRVPMSRLRARVAERLLQSQASNAILTTFNEVNMGPIMALRKQYGDRFEKTHGVRLGFMAFFVKAAVAALQRFPVLNASVDGNDIVYHGYIDIGIAVGSPRGLVVPILRDADQMSFADIEKKIGEYGVKAKDGKLSMEELTGGTFSISNGGVFGSMLSTPIINPPQSAILGIHATKDRPVVENGQVVVRPINYLAMSYDHRIIDGREAVLGLVTMKEALEDPARLLLGV encoded by the coding sequence ATGATCATCGACGTCAAAGTTCCACAGCTTTCCGAATCGGTCGCCGAGGCGACGCTGGTTTCGTGGCACAAGAAGGCCGGCGAGGCGGTCGCCCGCGACGAGAACCTGATCGACATCGAGACCGACAAGGTCGTTCTCGAACTGCCCGCGCCGGACAGCGGGGTATTGGTCGAGATCGTCAAGGGTGACGGTGATACCGTCGTCGCCGGCGAAGTGATTGCGCGCATCGATACCGCTGCACAGGCCGGTACGGTGGCTGCCGCCGCGGCGCCACCGGCTGCAGCCGCGGCGGCGCCGGCGCGAGCAGAAGCGAGCCCTGCCCCCGTGGCGGGTGCCGCCGGGGTCGCGTTGCCGGCGGCGCGCAAGATCCTCGAAGAGAAGGGTGTCGCAGTCGGCGACGTGGCGGGCAGTGGTCGTGGTGGCCGCGTCACCAAGGCCGACGCGCTGGCGGCGCAGGCGCCTGCTGCGGCCGCTCCGGAGCCGGCAGCAAAGCCGCCGGCCGCCAAGCCGGCAAGTCCTTTCGTCACCGCAGCGCCGGCGTTGCCGCCGGCACCAAGCGTCACCGTGCCGCTCGGCGAACGGCCGGAGCAGAGGGTGCCGATGTCACGCCTGCGGGCCCGCGTCGCCGAGCGCCTGCTGCAGTCGCAGGCGAGCAACGCCATTCTGACCACCTTCAACGAGGTCAACATGGGGCCGATCATGGCGCTGCGCAAGCAGTACGGCGATCGCTTCGAGAAGACGCACGGGGTTCGCCTCGGTTTCATGGCTTTCTTCGTCAAGGCGGCGGTCGCTGCCCTGCAGCGATTCCCCGTGCTGAATGCTTCGGTCGATGGCAACGACATCGTCTACCATGGCTACATCGACATCGGCATCGCTGTCGGCAGTCCGCGCGGCTTGGTCGTGCCCATCCTGCGCGATGCCGACCAGATGTCCTTCGCCGACATCGAGAAGAAGATCGGCGAGTATGGCGTCAAGGCCAAGGATGGCAAGCTGTCGATGGAAGAACTCACCGGCGGCACCTTCTCGATCTCCAACGGCGGCGTCTTCGGTTCGATGCTGTCGACACCGATCATCAATCCGCCGCAATCGGCGATCCTCGGCATTCATGCCACCAAGGATCGGCCGGTGGTCGAGAATGGTCAGGTCGTCGTCCGGCCGATCAACTATCTGGCGATGTCCTACGATCACCGCATCATTGACGGCCGCGAGGCCGTACTCGGTCTGGTGACGATGAAGGAAGCGCTGGAAGATCCGGCTCGCCTGCTGCTCGGCGTCTAG
- a CDS encoding 2-oxoglutarate dehydrogenase E1 component produces the protein MMNQLFGNSLLFGGNAPFVEELYENYLDNPGSVSEQWRDYFDRLAQLPGYVARDVPHLPVINAFAEQARKGGYRAAAAAPVDDRKQVGVLQMITSYRFIGDRWANLDPLKRMARPEVPQLDPAYYGFSDADLHTVFNAGSFKGTPDHATFGQIYDALKATYCGSIGVEYMYISTVAEKRWIQDRLERIHSKPNYTADERKRMLERLTAAETLERYLHTRYVGQKRFSLEGGESAIVAMDELIRVAGAGGVDEIVVGMAHRGRLNVLVNTLGKEPAMLFEEFEGKKAQELTAGDVKYHMGYSSDVSTPGGPCHLTLAFNPSHLEIVNPVVVGSVYSRQRRRGADGQDKVLAVLLHGDAAVAGQGVNQEMLNFAQTRGYGVGGTIHIVINNQIGFTTSDPRDYRSSLYCTDIFKMAEAPIFHVNGDDPEAVALVTGIAVQYRKTFKKDVVIDIVCYRKLGHNEQDEPMVTQPLMYKKIQQHPGTRKLYADKLVAEGVLSPQGPDEMIADYRAHLDRGELLYNPVIAGYKHPMTIDWTPFLSPSYIENCDTKVPVAELRRLAERLTTIPANFTLHSRVRKIIDDRRLMGEGKLPVDWGMAENLAYASLLVSGYGVRISGEDVGRSTFFHRHAALHDQNREHWDRGTYYPLANLQDRQGGFQCFDSVLSEEAVLAFEYGYSTANPFELVVWEAQFGDFANGAQVVIDQFIASGEAKWGRASGLVLLLPHGYEGQGPEHSSARIERYMQLCAEMNMEVCQPSTPAQVFHMLRRQAVRNQRKPLVVFSPKSLLRHKDATSSLEDLSEGEFQPVIGEVEPINAKKVTRVVFCSGKVYYELVAARHERKIAHIAIARLEQFYPFPQEAFQEELAKYPKATEVVWCQEEPRNQGAWYWIASRQHLSRSLSDKQHLLLVSRPASASPAVGYASKHNAQQKALIDSALGEIEYYKLP, from the coding sequence ATGATGAATCAGCTTTTTGGTAACTCCCTCCTCTTTGGCGGCAACGCACCCTTTGTCGAGGAGTTGTACGAGAACTACCTCGACAATCCGGGATCCGTTTCCGAGCAGTGGCGCGACTATTTCGACAGGCTGGCGCAACTGCCGGGCTACGTCGCGCGCGACGTCCCGCATCTGCCGGTCATCAATGCTTTTGCCGAGCAGGCGAGGAAGGGAGGCTACCGGGCGGCGGCGGCGGCACCAGTTGACGACAGGAAACAGGTCGGTGTGCTGCAGATGATCACCTCATACCGCTTCATCGGTGATCGCTGGGCGAACCTCGATCCGCTCAAGCGCATGGCGCGTCCGGAGGTGCCGCAACTCGACCCGGCCTATTACGGCTTCTCCGACGCCGATCTGCACACCGTCTTCAACGCCGGTTCCTTCAAGGGTACTCCCGACCACGCCACGTTCGGCCAGATCTACGATGCGCTGAAGGCCACCTATTGTGGCTCGATCGGTGTCGAGTACATGTACATCAGCACGGTGGCGGAAAAGCGCTGGATCCAGGATCGCCTCGAGCGCATCCACTCGAAGCCGAACTACACGGCCGACGAGCGCAAGCGCATGCTCGAGCGCCTGACGGCGGCCGAGACGCTCGAGCGCTACCTGCATACCCGCTACGTCGGCCAGAAGCGATTCTCGCTCGAGGGCGGCGAGTCGGCGATCGTGGCGATGGACGAACTGATCCGCGTTGCCGGTGCCGGCGGTGTCGATGAGATTGTCGTCGGCATGGCGCACCGCGGGCGGCTGAACGTCCTGGTAAACACCCTCGGCAAGGAGCCGGCGATGCTCTTCGAGGAGTTCGAGGGCAAGAAGGCGCAGGAACTGACCGCCGGGGACGTGAAGTACCACATGGGCTACTCGTCGGACGTGTCGACACCGGGTGGCCCCTGCCATCTGACGCTGGCCTTCAATCCGTCGCACCTCGAGATCGTCAACCCCGTGGTCGTCGGTTCGGTCTATTCGCGCCAGCGGCGGCGCGGCGCGGACGGCCAGGACAAGGTTCTGGCGGTGCTGCTGCACGGTGATGCGGCGGTTGCCGGGCAGGGTGTCAACCAGGAAATGCTCAACTTCGCGCAGACGCGTGGCTACGGGGTTGGCGGCACCATCCACATCGTCATCAACAACCAGATCGGCTTCACGACTTCCGATCCGCGCGACTATCGTTCGTCGCTCTACTGCACCGACATCTTCAAGATGGCCGAGGCGCCGATCTTCCACGTCAACGGTGACGACCCCGAGGCCGTGGCGCTGGTCACCGGCATCGCCGTGCAGTACCGCAAGACCTTCAAGAAGGACGTCGTGATCGACATCGTCTGCTATCGCAAGCTCGGGCACAACGAGCAGGACGAGCCGATGGTCACGCAGCCGCTGATGTACAAGAAGATCCAGCAACATCCCGGAACGCGCAAGCTCTACGCCGACAAGCTAGTCGCCGAGGGTGTTCTGTCCCCACAGGGGCCGGACGAGATGATCGCCGACTATCGTGCCCACCTCGACCGTGGCGAACTGCTCTACAACCCGGTGATAGCCGGCTACAAGCACCCGATGACCATCGACTGGACGCCTTTCCTTTCGCCGAGCTACATCGAGAACTGCGATACCAAGGTGCCGGTTGCCGAACTGCGCCGGCTGGCCGAGCGGCTGACGACGATTCCGGCCAACTTCACGCTGCACAGCCGGGTCCGCAAGATCATCGACGACCGGCGGCTGATGGGCGAGGGCAAACTCCCGGTCGACTGGGGGATGGCCGAGAACCTGGCCTACGCTTCGCTGCTCGTCTCGGGCTACGGCGTGCGGATTTCGGGTGAGGATGTCGGCCGCAGCACCTTCTTCCACCGCCACGCCGCCCTGCACGACCAGAATCGCGAACATTGGGACCGCGGCACCTATTATCCGCTGGCCAATCTGCAGGATCGGCAGGGTGGCTTCCAGTGTTTCGACTCGGTGCTTTCAGAGGAAGCCGTGCTCGCCTTCGAGTATGGCTACTCGACGGCCAATCCCTTCGAACTGGTCGTCTGGGAAGCGCAGTTCGGCGACTTCGCGAATGGCGCGCAGGTGGTCATCGACCAGTTCATCGCCTCCGGCGAAGCGAAGTGGGGGCGCGCAAGCGGTCTGGTGCTGCTGCTGCCGCACGGCTACGAGGGTCAGGGGCCGGAACACTCGTCGGCGCGCATCGAGCGCTACATGCAGCTCTGTGCGGAAATGAACATGGAGGTCTGCCAGCCGTCGACGCCGGCGCAGGTATTCCACATGCTGCGGCGCCAGGCGGTACGCAACCAGCGGAAGCCGCTGGTCGTCTTTTCGCCGAAGTCGCTGCTGCGCCACAAGGATGCGACATCCTCACTCGAGGATCTGAGCGAAGGCGAATTCCAGCCGGTGATCGGCGAGGTCGAGCCGATCAATGCGAAAAAGGTGACCCGCGTCGTCTTCTGCTCCGGCAAGGTGTACTATGAACTCGTGGCCGCGCGCCACGAGCGCAAGATCGCGCACATCGCGATTGCCCGCCTGGAGCAGTTCTACCCCTTCCCGCAGGAGGCATTCCAGGAAGAGCTGGCGAAGTACCCGAAGGCGACCGAGGTCGTCTGGTGCCAGGAAGAACCGCGCAACCAGGGCGCCTGGTACTGGATCGCCTCGCGCCAGCACCTGTCGCGCTCGCTGAGCGACAAGCAGCACCTGCTGCTCGTCTCGCGCCCGGCGTCGGCCTCGCCGGCGGTTGGCTACGCGAGCAAGCACAACGCCCAACAGAAGGCTCTGATCGACTCTGCCCTGGGTGAGATCGAGTATTACAAACTGCCCTAG